In Lactococcus paracarnosus, a genomic segment contains:
- a CDS encoding DUF3270 family protein gives MEAPRFDEEFNTWQLPTREYTHEEKMAEHIKTADRLKEIAFFSNIATFSVFIVIGCSVLMAFLPSFLAVIISIVLSFTMLTVLKKTIKTCLRMIKK, from the coding sequence ATGGAAGCCCCTAGATTTGATGAAGAATTTAATACTTGGCAATTACCAACGCGTGAGTATACGCATGAAGAAAAGATGGCTGAACATATAAAAACAGCTGATAGACTTAAAGAAATAGCCTTCTTTTCAAATATTGCCACATTTTCAGTCTTTATCGTCATAGGGTGTTCTGTATTAATGGCATTTTTGCCAAGTTTCCTAGCAGTTATCATTTCGATTGTCTTATCATTTACCATGTTGACAGTACTAAAAAAAACAATCAAAACATGCTTACGTATGATTAAAAAATAA